The stretch of DNA aaaaagtcatagtaaagatttctattttgaataaatgctgttctttttaactttttattgatcaaagaatcctgaaaaaagtatcacaggttatgaaaaacagcagcacaactgtttccaacatagATTAACTTAAATATGATATTAACTGAGtataaaatcatcatattagaatgatttctgaaggatcatgtgacactgaagactggagtaatgatgctaaaaattcagctttgatcacaggaataaattctatttttaaagtataataaaatagaaaaccattattttaaattgtaatatttcacaatattacttctgtgtgtgtgtatatgtgtgtgtgtatatatatatatatatatatatatatatatatatatatatatatatatatatatatatatataattattattgtactcttactacttttttttttttattgcagtcTTTTACTTTATAATTAATTGCTCTGAAAGAATGCATCAGATTGACAGTTCAATTTTAATGTAATGAatttagaatttatttgaatgtaataattgtcacatttaattatttaataattgttaTTTTCTCATTAGAACAAAGTAAAATATGccatggtttttatactgtgcGACCGCGAGTATGTTGTGGATAATGTGGTGCACCATGTctctttaatgtgtgtgtgtgtgtgtgtgtgtgtgtgtgtgtgtgtgtgtgtgcgttggACTCTATTGTGTGTTTCTGCTGTGCTGGACAGTTTAAACAAAGAGCAGAACAAAACGCCTCACATCtctgtctctccatcagtgGGCTCGGATCCAGAGTTTGCGCGTTATGTTGCCGGGGTCAATCAGGCCATGCAGCAGAAACGACAGTCGCAACATGTTCGTCGCCCCAGCAATACCCGCAGTAATTGGCCCCACCCTGACGAGCAGCACAGGGGCTGGCCACACCCAGAATACTACAGTGAGGGGTGAGTGACGCGCTGACCAATCACATTTCTGCTTGCCAtgaattatttcatttgttctATAGTGTAAATATTGACCTTAACAGTTTTGAATGCTGATAGAGAGTTTTTGTTTGAGCAGGGAGGCGGTAAACAGCGGCTGGTCAGCCAATCAGGGGGATTCAGCCAGCTCGAGTGACGAGACCTCCTCGGCCAATGGGGACAGTCTGTTCTCCATGTTCTCTGGGCCTGACCTGGTGGCGGCTGTTAAACAAAGACGGTAACAAACATTTGATTTGTTCATCAAAAACTTCTGAAACTATTCATTTGCGACAGTGTTTTAGATGAGTGTCGCTCATTTTGAGTGTGTTTTTTAGGAAACACAGCTGTGGTGAACAGGAAGTGTGCACTCTGCCCTCTCCTCCACTGCACCACACCAGTGACGACAGTAACCAggtaaaaatgaaatgtttattcCATGATGATATGAGATGGAATTTCACAGTAGGTGCTTTCTCATGTGCAGCTGTTGCTGtaaatagtttttgtttatagaatgtttaaataattaaagtttGGATTAAGAAAGTTGTGATGGAGTTAATCCAGTTATAAACAACTTTGTGTGCGTAGTGGTTTCTGCTCCAAAAttagtgcattttttttcttcagttggttgtaatatactatatttttgaCTTAGCCAgttaaacatgatttctgaCAAATGATGTCACGCCAAATTCAGTGTGGCGTATCATGCAGGATGccaggaaatgacatcacagaGAAGACTCTTACAATATCCGATAATTTGATTCTGATTACTTATgaggctgttgaatgcttgaatcgGATTGGTTGAcaaacgttctaaggtgtgcagttattttcagggaaacgcacggctaaagttGTTCCATTACTGCATTACAtgtccatatcacttcgccaaatgatttcagttatttcctCACAGACAACAACAgtaaaagaaccaaaacccacaatgacacCAACCaggcaaataaatatagtaaacaataggattaaaaagacaaattatttcaatgttttttgccacaaaattacGTTTTATTATGTACAGACAGCACATattctttctctcactctctcccaCTCAAACgcgcacacatacagtacagacacacactctcacagaaACGTGTTGTCAGCGCTGCTAGGACGActttatcagtaaaatagttgAGCAACTTAAAAGATACATGACATGTCTCACTAGCGAGGTAATAACGGCACTGttcttgaagcagataaacttacagttttgCTATTAATAGAGACGCTGCTGCCGAACACGAGAGACGCACAGACTTGGGTAATTCACACGCTtaatctctgtctctctctctctctctgtctctaatAACTGCATTATTATCAGCATTAGTCTGTTATTAATGGCTCAAGCCTCCGTCACTATCTCTAAAATGACGTTTTTGAATTGGCAACGGAGGTTTGGGATGAGATGCATAAGAAATTAGTCCTACACAcaagtgttttaaggacaaaaacctgacaaatgtcttgaaatataACATCTgaatgtcttgaggtgtggtaaccataATATAAGCGGAATAATTCACTCCAGAcaattgaattattagaaaataatgcacacctgagGTGTAAATCTGCTTCTCTGCCTTtagtgtgcattattttctaataattcaacaaatcggagtcaattattccttacatagTTACTTCAGATGTTGTCAAATGATAAAACCCCAAGAAAACttcatatttgtaaatatacttGGAAAAAATTAGCTGTCGGTACCgtaataaaaacaactttttgtcaaaataaacttaattttgaaatgttttttaattttcttaatttgACAATGTCTGTGGAAAGGAGGAGCAGATAAACTTTGTAGGAAAGAAAAAGTGCTTCACATCTTGGTTTTAAAAAGCCTATATTTTATGCTAGCTTATACAGTAATGGTATAATATgtaagaaaatacaaaaatcagattaaaggcccgttcacaccaagaacgataactataaagataacaataaagatatagttctaaaaatcgttctaaatataaaagaatagcactgtccacaccacagctataacgataacgatatagagaaacaatatcgcTGGGATCAGTTTCAGaacgaattttttttttatcagttgttgaacactgacagccaatcagaatccattttAGTTCaagggctcgcgcatttaaaatggcaggcgACATTGTGGAGAAGGTAATCactgaggtccagaaaaagccaccactgtttgacaagtaaACCCCCCTTTTCAgagatactttaaagaaaatggatatatagAAAACATTCGGTCATAgcctcggaataaatggtgagaagtattaaccatgagatcattatgccaggctagcaaacagtgtgacataaaattacctcagatatccagcgctagtttcaacaacattgtcttgcttcttttgaagctgcattgaaaaagactaggcgttgtttttattcctctatattgactttgtcagcttaattcactgttagattagatcgattacactagctattcactccaAACATAGCAAGCTGAGGacacctgctggttaaagccacgtaaatgcaacaagaacagcaaaaacatgtacaaattttttttttttttttactagtcacttgatatatttttttttttttttttttttttaatgttgtaaaatatttttaactattCAGACCACCATGAATACAGCAATTACATTTCTGAGAAACTTTGAAACTAAAAACATAGTTTTTAGAAACTTTAAAATGCAGATGCAAactttttaaatactttaaacaGTGTTCATGAATGTTTGTCATTGGCCCTTCTGTTACTGTTTTTCCTGcacactgccattgttttgttctATATATGTTGTGTTCTTTGTGTTACAGGACAGCAAAACTAAAACATGGCCTCCTAAAGCCCCCTGGCAGCACTCCTCACACACCAACACCATGCCCAATCCCAGCTCTTCCCTCTACCAGATGACCATCCCCTCCAGCCAATGGGGCGACTCCATGCAAATGTTGCAGTCTCCAGTGTGGTCGACGGCCAATGACTGCCCTCCATCCTCCGGGATCTCCTCCGGCTTCCCGttcacacaacaacaacaacaacaacaacagcaacagcaacagcagcagcaggttTCCCAGCACAAGATCCTGAGCAAAGGCTTCAAAACCTTCCCGCTCAAACCCGAGCATCGACCCTCATACCTACACCAGTACTGAGCTGGACCCGTGCTGGGAGAGGTCGCCCTTCCCTCCGCTCAGATGTGAACCCATAAAAGGTCATGTCGGGCAGCGGAAGGATGCTATTTTATAATCAGAACACGGCCGTCATCCGGAGCTTCGTAGAACCTAGCTGGGATTGTTCATCTTGTGGTGAAGTGTGCCGTAAACCCACGTGAACCTGGTCTAGACTCCAACCTTGTGAACTAGAAGTGTTTTTATAGGGAAATTTGCATTTAACATAGTggttaataacatttttgtacACAGATGCGTGTTAAACATCCCCAAACAGAAACGTAACTGCCTTCCACGCTGTCCAAACGATGCATGattcatgttaacaaacaaacagcagctagTCGGACCATTTCACTGGCGGCCGCATCCGCACGACTGAAGACGGAGCGCGCTTCGGTCTCGCGGTGGCGGCTTTCGGCTTTGAGTTTACACGCCGCGTCTCCCGATATGCATGGCCACCGTGCTCACTCACAGCGCACTATTGCAGCCGCATAACGAAGATTCGGGGGTCCTGGTTCGCTAACCGGACGTCCCATATAACGATACTGTGTTTAAATAGCTGTAACTGCCAAATGTCATGTGGGACGACCCAGACTGCAGCTCTCAGCTACTGTTCCATAGCTTGTAAATGACTCggaaaaaagacacaaaaaagaactataaataatttactttttatgaagAGGCTTTGAGCAGGCTCGGcagaaatataataatcataGCAGAGGTGTAATTTGAAAGAAATACACTACTTTTTCAACGTCTgacagattaaaaaataaaaaataaaaaagatgttAGCAGTAAGTAACTTTGTGCCATGTTGTTTTGAATAGCACTTGCAGATATTTTTCTCTAACCAAAGTATTGTTTAGAGGGGGGAAATGGtgcttgaaattaaaaaaaaaaaagatatgccGTTTGGGAGTCGTAGTAGTAGTTATAtctagaaagagagagagagaaaaaatccTTTTATGAAAAACACACAACCCCTTCATTGCGTTTGTTTTCCCATTGGCTTTCTTCAGAACGACACTAACACTTcccataaatataacattttattcctttcaaatacaatatatttcttGTACAAATATTGACAGTATTAatcttatttttgtattttcttacACATTATACCATTACTCTATAAGTTAGCATAATATAggcttaataaaaataagtaaaacgTTATTTTCCCAAGATGTgaagcacatttttttctttcctacAGAGTTTAACTGTACCTTCTTTCTACAGAGGTTACCAAATACGCCATTATAAACACTAATAAATGGTTATGGTCGGATTGGGgtggattttgtttttttggttatttttgaGCCCAGATTCCGTTGGTTTCTGAGGTTTCGGGCTGCATCTTAAAAGCCCAGAATGTTCATTTCGTGACGTTTGCCGATGCCAATGTTGCCTGTATTTATGATATGACCATGTTTTCTGAAAACTAACATACTTACCATGTTTACAGAGAATCGTTtgctgtatataaatatatcttttTATAGTTCTGTGCTTTGCACAATCAAAAATGTAGGTTCGTTGCTTCGTCCGTGTTTTTCCTCCCAAACTGTTTcggcttttttttcttttaaaagataaaacatCTTCAATGACCTTGGACTGTAATGCTCAACATTTCTCAGCTGTGTCAAAATGGTTTACTAGTGgcttcaaaaaaattaaaaggagtttaaaaaaagaaaaaaaaagagaaagaaatgatGTTGCCCTGACAGAAGACGTGAGGGGCGACTGCTTGGCTTATGTTGCTTATTGTTCACTAGAGCTGGCAACTGATTATTTCCAAGTGTACCagcaatgcaaaaaataaatatataacataacatCTGCTTTCATTTCGTCTGTGACTCATTTTGCATATAAATTTTGTGTTTGTTAATCCATGTTCTCAATGATTCTCATTGCAGTTAAAAGTCAGGAGAAGGCCAGTACAACAATACCACCATGATGTTTAATTACTTTAACCCTAATTGGATGTTTGTGGTCAACATGACCCCATTTGAACTTCCTTCAgttaaaaaacatgtttcatCTGAGTGGTTTaagattttgacttttttttttacattatctaTACATACAAAAAAAGGCTGGGCTTGATTCGGTTGTTCTGAAGgtatgtaaaaagaaaaaaaaaaagggccacAAAAAGGGTGTTTGGGGTCAAAATCACCCCactttgaaaatgaatgggtaaggcaaaaaatacatttgttcttttgtcaaaaaaaaaataaatccagcACAAATCTGATAATTTGCACACATATATGGAGGCCTGTTACtagactttttttaattttttttatacaatttctctctaaatgtttggggtcattgAAATGAACAACTTCCATAACGAACTGGAAATGAACATATGTGAAGATTCAAAACGAATCTGATTTGCATTTTGTTCAGAATGGATTCAGACGTGGTAAATTGAGCTTTTATTAGTAACAAAGCAAAATTAGACTACATTTTTAGTAAATTAACATGCAAATAGTGGAAAAGTTCTGCTGTACTTGTTTATATAAAAGTCCAAAGTGTTGactgtttcaaatatttattatacaaagtattcaaatattaacattatgaaAGTATgtacataaaaacaatgttcccCAGCAGGGACATCAGGAGCATCTTTCGGccaatgtgattttattttcatacacataatacacaaaataaaatactcaTGGTTCAGAGTGGGGCAAACATTTTTGCAATTAGGTTTGGTGCCTAAATTTGGCACATAAATGACTTATATTCACTCATATTTGAATGTACACAAACAACTGAGCAATACAATTAATAacttacatttattataatgtttaCAATATTCCTGTAAACAGAAAATCTAACTGACTGAGTCATTTGCAGCAGTTGGAGTCTGCGTCTCCTCCGGAAGGATCTCTGTGCCGGCATCAGCTATGGTTCCCAAATACACAATGTTCCGGTGTAAAATCTGCTGGTATCTGTGAAGGAGATGAAGTACATACTTCATTAAAAGCACTAAAGCATCTGAAGAGAACAGAAGAATGAAACGCACGTACTGGACGCACTCGGTGGCTCGGCCCTTCTGCAGATACTCAGTGATGCATCTCACCAGCTGATCGTTCTCATTCAGCAGCTGCAAAACAGTGTCAGTGAGTTATAGCATAACTTCAgtacacactttaaaataatctaCACTTTTGTAGGTTATTTAATTCTTTATAACCATTTCAAAGCATATTTAGACTTCAACCTGGGCTTTTTGTGCAACTGTATATGTGAATGAGCTCTTATAACTCACTAACCTGTGTACAACTGGTTAACACTATTCGTCATTATTTGCTGATTAAGTACTGATATGTAAATATGGAGGCTGAATGTTAATGAGCTCATGACTTTAATATAATTGTGATGACTTCTGAACAAGTGGTTATTACAGTTGtataaaatggtaaaacttTGTGGCAACTCAAAGTGTGATTTAAACTTTTCACTgaaagatatttattttttctggaattcttattttgttttgcatagaaaatgtttttattcacaaGAACAAATGTCTCAACACTGTCTAGATTTGAAGTCTTTCATGTTAAAATTTCCCATACTGTAAAATCCCTTAAACTCataaataacacatttattACTAATTGAAGCTTTCTTTGTTTAcctatttgtatattttttcctttttaattatttttatttcaaatgcagtgttttttacagtaaaaagtCCTTATCTAGCTCAATTTGGTA from Ctenopharyngodon idella isolate HZGC_01 chromosome 18, HZGC01, whole genome shotgun sequence encodes:
- the LOC127499670 gene encoding SS18-like protein 2, encoding MSVVFVPKRQRGKAQINQETIQRLLNENDQLVRCITEYLQKGRATECVQYQQILHRNIVYLGTIADAGTEILPEETQTPTAANDSVS